One Gammaproteobacteria bacterium DNA segment encodes these proteins:
- a CDS encoding glycoside hydrolase family 99-like domain-containing protein: MMTQPLGTFLAAAEFNPRSLQKPLSWAGHLPFAAWLARRVVPAIFVELGTHSGNSYFAFCQAVAEAGLPTRCYAVDTWQGDEHAGTYGEDVFQQVDAHNQQYYWEFSSLLRMMFDEAVDFFSDGSIDLLHIDGLHTYDAVRHDFESWLPKLAPGAVVIFHDTNVREKGFGVWKFWEELKQRFPRHFEFTHSHGLGVLQIGGDETQDCLAPLMANPGEQQGIRQYFALLGARIFEREQALHDIEELRQAIADHRSVLSECEERISHQEKQVEELKEGIAEHRRILTEREEHISNLGQKREELQETLARREARIATLEQRIAELERDLAAATGTLATTNNNLMAAYQLIEELQSSTSWRITAPLRMLSTLARDGLRRLQKSKDFYATVGDHGGPAKVARKALRVWRREGFAGLRARWGRVPHPLSLPAAPQAVPPNPPVEAAFTLQVVPRYIDPQCDQQPPQLVAEPTVAIHLHLFYPDMRDEFATRLVAMPCAFDLFISVPQGWAGEEALTAELKSFLPRVRRIIVESVPNRGRDIAPFIIQFGERLARYDVIAHFHSKKSPHCDQLAGWCKDLLDLLIGPPHGSGGRLAQILNLLQVDAKLIYPEGQPRIIKDRTGWGGNYPLAKELLEKHTALDIADFPVVEFPEGSMFWTRGESMSELLRLPLRWNDFPREPIPADGTLAHALERLLLIFPSARPGRFYRLHSGDSIHDYRHYEEQLDFSQSRRHRDVKVFSYYLPQFHPTPENDHWHGKGFTEWTKVRAANPLFEGHYQQHIPHPDFGYYLLDHPGVLRKQAESMRQAGIDGQVFYHYWFTGKLILEEPAQMLRDHPDIEMPFCFCWANENWTRRWDGNEEDILLKQDYSPADARAFVQYLIPFFRDARYIRIEDRPVLFIYRPASMPDAREYLEIWTEECAEQGLPRPYVVAVLTRGAEDPRDFAMDAGVERVLQDWTAGAVADIRHELRPYEPLRGSVLPYEQVAEFYHNQTQAPQFTWFRSLVAIWDNTARYGADAFMVHGSTPRLFQQWLESSIAHAQAHLPPDRRLVLVNAWNEWAEGAHLEPDSRYGYAYLNSVGRALSDQPYEADLNPDSPIPAGLRVRTSITPEVQAALADDPELERRFLQMLARSTLFSRCRVQVEPASFAQKLTARHGRSCVPVGEDADFLLQVRRIALLAPDVMEKMVRTACHVPGVGVVSNAYDCHFPLLEATANGSVNSSAAYQAPLLLLPLQGNGPACKNFRLRADAHTFVTYPCTRPPENRPSISTIIRYHQKGDLRLLKNALYSLAAMQDCLVVPRIAAQDLDPDRTAELEELLAEVPWPTGSTPRVFQYRSPSGSGDLRARMLTEILQSVETRYAAFLDYDDLLMSHAYGALLERLHRTGKAVAFGRVYSTDYHLDSGLFGERRQEFTHGRSYDDYLATNHAPLHSFLLDLHRLDLSNLRFDDDQRYLEDYYLTLQLFTRDNADWQGLADSLFIGDYIHAVGGDNSLAFVEVEQRRAIVGGDQYRRCEKRVRELKATLKGARQ, translated from the coding sequence ATGATGACGCAACCACTAGGGACCTTCCTGGCGGCCGCAGAGTTTAATCCTCGCTCTCTCCAAAAACCCCTCTCCTGGGCAGGACATCTGCCTTTCGCCGCGTGGCTGGCGCGCCGCGTGGTCCCCGCAATCTTCGTGGAGTTGGGGACTCACTCCGGCAATTCCTATTTCGCCTTCTGCCAGGCTGTCGCCGAGGCGGGTCTGCCAACCCGCTGCTATGCCGTCGATACCTGGCAGGGTGACGAGCACGCCGGGACCTATGGAGAGGACGTCTTTCAGCAGGTCGATGCCCACAACCAGCAGTATTATTGGGAATTCTCAAGCCTGCTGCGCATGATGTTTGACGAAGCCGTTGATTTCTTTAGCGACGGCTCTATCGATTTGCTGCATATCGACGGTCTGCATACCTACGACGCCGTCAGGCACGATTTTGAAAGCTGGCTGCCCAAGCTGGCGCCCGGCGCCGTTGTCATCTTTCACGATACCAACGTGCGTGAAAAAGGATTCGGAGTCTGGAAGTTCTGGGAAGAACTCAAGCAGCGCTTCCCGCGCCATTTCGAATTCACCCACTCGCACGGCCTCGGTGTCCTGCAGATCGGCGGTGACGAGACGCAGGACTGCCTCGCGCCTCTGATGGCCAACCCGGGCGAGCAGCAGGGGATTCGGCAATATTTCGCCCTGCTGGGAGCCCGGATTTTCGAGCGAGAGCAGGCCCTTCACGATATTGAAGAACTCCGGCAGGCAATTGCCGACCACCGCAGTGTGCTGAGCGAGTGCGAGGAGCGTATTTCCCACCAGGAGAAACAAGTAGAAGAGCTTAAAGAGGGGATTGCTGAGCACCGCCGGATATTGACCGAGCGTGAGGAGCATATTTCCAACTTAGGCCAGAAGAGGGAAGAGCTCCAGGAAACGCTCGCGAGGCGAGAGGCGCGAATTGCGACTCTTGAGCAGCGCATCGCCGAACTGGAGCGGGATCTTGCCGCGGCGACCGGCACCCTGGCGACCACGAACAACAACCTGATGGCTGCATATCAGTTGATAGAGGAGCTGCAGTCCAGTACCAGCTGGCGTATCACCGCGCCGCTGCGAATGCTCTCAACCCTGGCCCGCGACGGCCTGCGAAGGCTGCAGAAATCCAAGGATTTTTATGCCACCGTGGGCGATCATGGAGGGCCCGCCAAGGTCGCGCGCAAAGCTCTCCGGGTCTGGCGCCGCGAAGGTTTTGCCGGCTTGCGTGCCCGCTGGGGGCGCGTTCCCCACCCCCTTTCCCTGCCAGCCGCACCCCAGGCGGTGCCGCCGAATCCCCCGGTCGAAGCCGCCTTCACTCTTCAGGTGGTGCCCCGCTATATCGACCCCCAATGCGATCAGCAGCCGCCCCAACTGGTGGCGGAGCCGACGGTGGCCATCCATCTTCATCTTTTTTATCCCGACATGCGCGATGAATTCGCCACCCGCCTCGTGGCCATGCCCTGCGCCTTCGACCTCTTTATCTCCGTGCCGCAGGGCTGGGCAGGTGAGGAAGCTCTTACTGCGGAGCTTAAGTCATTCCTGCCGCGGGTGCGGCGGATCATCGTCGAGTCTGTGCCCAACAGGGGGCGCGATATCGCGCCTTTCATCATTCAGTTCGGCGAGCGTCTCGCCCGCTACGATGTCATCGCCCATTTCCACTCCAAAAAGAGCCCTCACTGCGACCAGCTCGCCGGCTGGTGCAAAGATCTCCTCGACCTGCTGATCGGTCCGCCGCACGGCAGCGGCGGTCGGTTGGCTCAGATTCTCAATCTGCTGCAGGTCGACGCCAAGCTTATCTATCCCGAGGGGCAGCCGCGCATTATTAAGGATCGCACCGGCTGGGGGGGCAACTACCCGCTGGCGAAAGAACTGCTCGAAAAGCACACGGCTCTCGATATTGCCGATTTTCCGGTCGTCGAGTTTCCGGAAGGGTCCATGTTCTGGACGCGCGGCGAAAGCATGTCCGAGTTGCTTCGCCTGCCCCTGCGGTGGAACGACTTCCCTCGCGAGCCGATCCCGGCGGACGGCACACTCGCCCATGCCCTCGAGCGGCTGCTGTTGATTTTTCCCTCCGCGCGGCCCGGGCGCTTTTATCGCCTGCACAGCGGAGATTCCATCCACGATTACCGCCATTACGAAGAACAGCTCGATTTTTCACAGAGCCGCAGGCACCGCGACGTCAAGGTGTTCTCCTATTACCTGCCTCAGTTTCACCCCACCCCCGAAAACGACCACTGGCATGGCAAGGGATTTACCGAATGGACCAAGGTGCGCGCCGCCAATCCGCTGTTCGAAGGGCACTACCAGCAGCACATTCCCCACCCGGACTTCGGCTACTATCTCCTCGACCACCCCGGGGTGCTGAGAAAACAGGCCGAATCGATGCGCCAGGCCGGGATCGATGGGCAGGTCTTCTATCATTACTGGTTCACCGGCAAGCTCATTCTCGAGGAGCCTGCTCAAATGCTCCGCGACCACCCCGATATCGAGATGCCTTTCTGTTTCTGTTGGGCCAATGAAAACTGGACCCGGCGCTGGGACGGCAACGAGGAGGACATCCTGCTCAAGCAGGACTACTCCCCGGCCGACGCCCGTGCTTTCGTCCAATATCTCATTCCTTTCTTCAGGGATGCACGCTACATTCGCATCGAAGATCGCCCCGTTTTGTTCATCTACCGGCCGGCTTCGATGCCCGACGCCCGAGAGTACCTCGAGATCTGGACCGAAGAATGCGCAGAGCAGGGGCTGCCGCGCCCCTATGTCGTCGCCGTGCTCACCCGCGGGGCCGAAGACCCGCGCGATTTCGCCATGGACGCCGGCGTCGAGCGCGTGCTGCAAGACTGGACCGCAGGCGCCGTGGCCGATATCCGGCATGAGCTGCGTCCCTACGAACCGCTGCGCGGCAGCGTACTCCCCTACGAACAGGTCGCAGAGTTTTACCATAATCAGACGCAGGCTCCGCAATTCACCTGGTTCCGTTCGCTGGTGGCCATCTGGGACAACACCGCCCGTTACGGGGCCGACGCCTTCATGGTACACGGCAGCACGCCCCGCCTTTTCCAGCAGTGGCTGGAGAGCAGCATCGCTCACGCTCAGGCGCACCTCCCGCCGGACCGCCGCTTAGTCCTCGTCAACGCCTGGAACGAATGGGCCGAAGGCGCGCATCTCGAACCCGATTCCCGCTACGGCTACGCCTATCTCAATTCCGTCGGTCGCGCGCTTTCAGACCAGCCCTATGAAGCCGACCTCAACCCGGATTCGCCGATCCCCGCAGGGCTGCGTGTGCGCACCTCGATCACCCCTGAAGTCCAGGCCGCGCTCGCTGACGACCCGGAACTCGAAAGGCGCTTTCTGCAGATGCTCGCCCGCTCCACCCTGTTCAGCCGTTGCCGCGTTCAGGTTGAGCCCGCTTCGTTTGCGCAGAAACTCACAGCGCGTCATGGCCGTTCGTGCGTCCCTGTGGGTGAAGACGCTGACTTCCTGCTGCAAGTGCGTCGTATCGCTCTTCTGGCCCCGGACGTGATGGAAAAAATGGTGCGCACCGCCTGCCATGTGCCGGGCGTCGGGGTTGTCTCCAACGCCTATGACTGTCATTTCCCCCTCCTTGAGGCCACCGCCAATGGGTCTGTCAATTCATCCGCTGCCTATCAGGCTCCTCTGCTGCTGCTGCCGCTGCAAGGCAATGGCCCGGCCTGCAAAAACTTCCGCCTGCGGGCGGATGCGCATACTTTCGTCACCTACCCCTGCACCCGGCCGCCGGAAAATCGCCCCAGTATCAGCACCATCATTCGCTATCATCAAAAAGGCGATTTGCGTTTATTGAAAAACGCTCTTTACAGCCTGGCTGCCATGCAGGATTGCCTCGTCGTGCCCCGTATCGCCGCGCAGGATCTCGACCCGGACCGCACCGCCGAACTCGAAGAGCTGCTCGCTGAAGTGCCCTGGCCCACGGGGAGCACGCCACGGGTCTTTCAATATCGCTCCCCCTCCGGCAGCGGCGATCTGCGTGCGCGTATGCTTACCGAAATCCTCCAGAGCGTCGAAACCCGCTATGCCGCTTTTCTCGACTATGACGATCTGCTCATGTCCCATGCCTACGGCGCGCTGCTCGAACGCCTCCATCGCACCGGCAAGGCGGTCGCTTTCGGGCGTGTCTATTCCACCGACTATCACCTCGATAGTGGCCTGTTTGGCGAGCGCAGGCAGGAGTTCACTCATGGACGCTCCTACGACGACTATCTCGCCACCAATCACGCACCCTTACACAGCTTTCTGCTCGATCTGCACCGGCTCGATCTCTCCAACCTGAGGTTCGACGATGACCAGCGTTATCTGGAGGACTACTATCTGACGCTGCAGCTCTTTACCCGCGACAACGCCGATTGGCAGGGACTGGCTGACAGCCTCTTCATCGGCGACTATATTCACGCCGTTGGCGGCGATAACAGCCTCGCATTCGTAGAGGTCGAGCAGCGGCGCGCCATCGTTGGTGGCGACCAGTACCGCCGCTGCGAGAAAAGGGTACGCGAACTCAAGGCCACTCTGAAAGGCGCGCGGCAATGA
- a CDS encoding ABC transporter ATP-binding protein, with protein MSFDPAIRVEHISKCYQIYDTPGDRLKQFILPRFHQVLSPLGRKALLSYYHEFWALQDVSFDVRRGQTVGIIGRNGSGKSTLLQMICGTLAPSSGSIQTRGRVAALLELGSGFNPEFTGRENVYLNASVLGLSRQQTDERFADIVAFADIGPFIDQPVKMYSSGMMVRLAFAVIAHVDADILVIDEALAVGDAFFTQKCMRYLRRFMKTGTVLFVSHDTGSVRNLCTEAIWLEKGRILQQGPPKEVCENYLEAFYEAQQGKSTTTRIKKIKRDEEGRIPFKDQRASFINASNLRNDLQLFDFDPEAPSFGKGAAQITSVKFFDANGAILSWIVGGEDVILRVQVLAHQPLQSPIIGFYVKDRLGQCLFGDNTWLSHMDHTVACEAGRYLEAAFAFEMPRLQTGNYSITVAVAEGDQDDHVQHHWIHDAVFFKSESTSVAAGLIGIPMKEIKLDVKDI; from the coding sequence ATGTCCTTTGATCCCGCTATTCGAGTCGAACATATCAGCAAGTGCTATCAGATCTACGACACCCCGGGCGATCGCTTGAAGCAGTTCATTTTGCCGCGCTTCCACCAGGTATTGTCCCCACTCGGCCGGAAGGCACTTCTGAGCTACTATCATGAATTCTGGGCCCTGCAGGATGTCTCTTTTGATGTCCGGCGCGGGCAGACGGTCGGCATTATCGGTCGTAACGGATCGGGCAAGTCTACACTGCTGCAGATGATCTGTGGCACATTGGCGCCTTCCTCCGGCAGCATACAGACGCGAGGTCGCGTGGCCGCACTGCTTGAGCTGGGATCTGGATTCAACCCGGAATTCACTGGACGGGAGAATGTTTACCTCAACGCTTCGGTGTTGGGCCTGAGCAGGCAGCAGACTGATGAGCGTTTTGCCGATATAGTCGCATTCGCGGATATCGGGCCCTTCATCGACCAGCCCGTTAAGATGTATTCCAGCGGTATGATGGTGCGCTTGGCATTTGCCGTCATTGCCCATGTCGACGCAGACATTCTTGTCATCGACGAAGCCCTCGCCGTCGGCGACGCCTTTTTTACTCAGAAATGCATGCGCTACCTGCGACGCTTTATGAAGACCGGAACCGTGCTCTTCGTCAGTCATGACACCGGCTCCGTGCGCAACCTGTGTACCGAGGCCATCTGGCTGGAGAAAGGGCGCATCCTGCAGCAGGGGCCGCCCAAGGAAGTGTGCGAAAATTACCTCGAGGCCTTTTACGAGGCACAGCAGGGGAAAAGCACCACCACCCGCATAAAAAAAATCAAGCGCGACGAAGAGGGGCGGATTCCGTTCAAGGACCAGCGCGCGTCGTTCATAAACGCCAGCAACCTGCGCAACGACCTGCAGCTCTTCGATTTCGACCCGGAGGCTCCCTCTTTCGGTAAGGGCGCCGCCCAGATCACTTCGGTGAAATTTTTCGACGCCAATGGGGCGATCCTCTCCTGGATCGTCGGTGGGGAGGATGTCATCCTTCGCGTTCAGGTATTGGCTCACCAGCCACTGCAATCACCCATCATTGGTTTTTATGTCAAGGACCGACTGGGGCAGTGCCTGTTTGGCGATAATACCTGGCTCAGCCACATGGACCATACCGTTGCCTGCGAAGCCGGACGGTACCTGGAAGCTGCTTTCGCCTTTGAGATGCCGCGGCTTCAGACCGGAAACTATTCCATCACCGTCGCGGTCGCCGAAGGGGACCAGGACGACCATGTGCAGCACCACTGGATACACGATGCCGTGTTTTTCAAATCCGAGTCCACCAGCGTGGCCGCGGGGCTGATCGGCATCCCCATGAAAGAGATCAAGCTTGACGTGAAGGATATATGA
- a CDS encoding ABC transporter permease — protein sequence MQNHSVHPWHLCLSLWHRRQLIWQMSKREVVSRYRGSVMGLLWSFFHPVFMLLIYTFVFSVVFQVKWGLGHSEGKTEFAIILFAGLIIFNFFSEVINRAPALILTNVNYVKKVMFPLEILPVVTVGSALFHTLVSVLVLLCFEAIINQAVPLTALFLPIILLPLLIQALGFAWFLAALGVFLRDVGQTVGILTTALLFLSPIFFPSTALPEALRPYLFLNPLTFIIEQTRGVLIWGIVPDWFGMAVYMLVSMMIAWAGYFWFQKTRKGFADVL from the coding sequence ATGCAAAATCATTCTGTTCATCCTTGGCACCTTTGCCTGAGCTTGTGGCACCGACGTCAGCTCATCTGGCAGATGAGCAAGCGCGAGGTCGTCAGCCGCTACCGGGGTTCCGTCATGGGGCTGCTATGGTCTTTTTTCCATCCGGTGTTCATGTTGCTCATTTATACGTTTGTTTTCAGCGTAGTCTTTCAGGTCAAATGGGGGCTGGGTCATTCGGAAGGTAAGACCGAATTCGCCATAATCCTGTTCGCGGGGCTGATCATCTTCAACTTCTTTTCCGAAGTTATCAATCGCGCGCCGGCACTCATCCTGACCAATGTCAATTACGTCAAGAAGGTAATGTTTCCTTTGGAAATCCTTCCGGTTGTCACGGTAGGATCTGCGCTCTTTCATACACTCGTCAGTGTCCTGGTGCTGCTGTGTTTTGAGGCCATTATCAATCAGGCCGTGCCGCTTACGGCTCTTTTCCTGCCTATTATACTTCTTCCATTGCTTATCCAGGCGCTCGGCTTCGCGTGGTTTCTGGCCGCCCTCGGGGTCTTTCTGCGGGATGTGGGGCAGACCGTCGGCATCCTGACGACGGCATTGCTCTTTCTCAGCCCCATCTTTTTTCCCTCGACAGCCTTGCCCGAGGCCCTGCGTCCCTATCTGTTCCTTAACCCCCTGACGTTTATCATCGAACAGACGCGGGGTGTGCTGATATGGGGGATTGTTCCAGACTGGTTTGGCATGGCCGTTTATATGCTGGTCAGTATGATGATTGCCTGGGCTGGATATTTCTGGTTTCAAAAAACGCGTAAGGGGTTTGCGGATGTCCTTTGA
- a CDS encoding HlyD family type I secretion periplasmic adaptor subunit, with the protein MFDQIDAGSTIDAAGGKGVMPMPSGDYRRYALIGLIVVIAVFGVFGIWAATAPLSGAVIAEGQLAVSSNTKTVQHQEGGIVRAIRVGEGDVVGESDVLIELDRTQRASEVQTTRARLLTNTAVSARLQAEAEGAESIEFPSTLHDGPVPGIDVEQIRTTQRILFEARRATLASQLGQHTQRIEQLGAQISGLREVMASVEEQIASYSEEVREWSDLYEDDLTDKQQLREARRRQLELEGERAAQRSEIVRLRSEIQASQASRTLTQNEYDREVATQLSDVRSRLLEARAQLPALEQRLERTTIRAPVAGQIVGLKVHTLGGVISPGEPLMGIVPRAEDLLVRARVAPADIDNVTSGQDVRLRFSALGTSLVEAITGEVQSVSADTLRQEEDGTRYYLARIRVSEEGLETLRREGLILQAGMPVTAMIQTGERTMLSYMLRPISDMMARSMREP; encoded by the coding sequence ATGTTTGACCAGATCGACGCGGGAAGCACAATAGACGCCGCCGGCGGCAAGGGTGTCATGCCGATGCCGTCCGGCGACTACCGCCGCTATGCGCTCATCGGCTTGATTGTGGTGATCGCCGTGTTCGGTGTCTTTGGTATTTGGGCGGCGACGGCGCCATTGTCGGGAGCGGTGATTGCCGAGGGCCAGCTCGCCGTGTCGTCGAACACCAAGACGGTCCAGCACCAGGAAGGCGGCATTGTCCGCGCGATCCGTGTCGGCGAGGGCGATGTGGTGGGCGAGTCCGACGTGCTCATCGAACTCGATCGCACACAGCGGGCGTCTGAGGTTCAGACCACGCGCGCACGACTCCTCACGAATACGGCCGTGAGTGCCCGGCTGCAGGCCGAGGCCGAGGGTGCCGAGTCGATCGAATTCCCGTCAACGCTGCATGATGGCCCCGTTCCCGGAATTGACGTCGAGCAGATCCGCACCACCCAGCGCATCCTCTTCGAGGCGCGGCGGGCCACGCTCGCGAGCCAGCTCGGACAGCATACGCAGCGCATCGAGCAGCTCGGCGCGCAAATCAGCGGTCTGCGCGAGGTGATGGCCTCGGTCGAAGAGCAAATTGCCTCGTACAGCGAAGAGGTCAGAGAGTGGAGTGATCTCTACGAGGACGATCTCACCGACAAGCAGCAGCTCCGCGAAGCGCGACGGCGGCAGCTTGAACTCGAGGGCGAGCGCGCCGCACAGCGCTCCGAGATCGTGCGGCTGCGCTCGGAGATCCAGGCCTCGCAGGCTTCGCGGACGCTCACCCAGAACGAGTACGATCGCGAGGTCGCAACGCAGCTCAGCGATGTTCGCAGCCGTTTGCTCGAGGCCCGGGCACAGCTTCCGGCGCTTGAGCAGCGGCTCGAGCGAACGACCATCCGCGCCCCGGTGGCCGGTCAGATCGTCGGGTTGAAGGTCCACACCCTCGGGGGTGTGATCTCACCCGGTGAACCCTTGATGGGGATCGTTCCACGCGCCGAAGATCTGCTGGTGCGCGCCCGCGTCGCACCCGCCGATATCGACAACGTCACCAGTGGCCAGGATGTGCGCCTACGCTTCTCGGCGCTTGGCACATCCCTGGTCGAGGCCATCACCGGTGAGGTCCAGTCCGTGTCCGCCGACACACTGCGCCAGGAAGAAGACGGCACCCGCTATTACCTCGCGCGTATTCGTGTCAGCGAGGAGGGGCTCGAGACACTGCGCCGCGAGGGATTGATCCTGCAGGCCGGGATGCCTGTGACGGCGATGATTCAGACCGGCGAGCGCACCATGTTGTCCTACATGTTGCGCCCGATTAGCGACATGATGGCACGCTCAATGCGAGAGCCATGA
- a CDS encoding type I secretion system permease/ATPase yields the protein MKPANNAGTKAANESELKRALRACRSAFSSVGVFSFFINLLMLLPAIYMLQVYDRVMSSRSLETLGMITLIIVVMFVVLGVLQVIRSRILTRVSVRLDRDLSDRVFDAMFRESLVRPGSDSAQAMSDATTLRQFLTGQGLLAFFDAPWIPIYIGVMFLFHFWLGIYGVVAVVVLSILAVINELVTRNPLAAANQADVEARRFASDNMRNAEVVHAMGMTPAIRERLGQRQKQVIQHQAFASDRAGTFSHLSRTFRLGAQALAYGVGAILAIRGETSAGGIVAGAILLGQGLRPVDQLIGSWRQIGAAKTAYERLEALLANYPEQQRHMPLPPPHGAWQFDRLVAAPPGVRTPTLRGVSFSVDPGEVVAVIGPSASGKSTLARAGLGVWPILGGSVRLDGAEIQQYNRDELGPHIGYLPQDIELFDGTVAENIARFGAVDSDAVIAAGRRAGVDELIRHLPDGYDTLIGSGGGVLSAGQRQRVALARAVYGKPQLIVLDEPNSNLDEEGDQALVQCIDALRKEGASVMVITHRRPILKQVDNILVLREGQMAAFGGRDEVLARFTALQPGSGQAVAQYNRVTQLTANNPAGSANV from the coding sequence ATGAAGCCTGCGAACAACGCCGGCACAAAGGCAGCGAACGAGTCCGAACTCAAGCGGGCGCTCAGGGCGTGCCGTAGTGCGTTCTCCAGCGTTGGCGTGTTCAGCTTCTTCATCAACCTGCTCATGCTCCTGCCGGCGATCTACATGCTCCAGGTCTATGACCGGGTAATGAGCAGCCGCAGTTTAGAGACGCTCGGCATGATCACGCTGATTATAGTGGTGATGTTCGTCGTGCTCGGCGTATTGCAGGTGATCCGCTCCCGGATCCTCACGCGCGTGTCGGTGCGGCTCGATCGCGATCTCAGCGATCGCGTCTTCGACGCCATGTTCCGGGAAAGTCTCGTTCGACCCGGTAGCGATAGCGCGCAGGCCATGTCCGATGCGACCACGCTTCGGCAGTTCCTCACCGGACAGGGACTGCTCGCGTTCTTCGATGCCCCATGGATTCCGATCTACATCGGCGTGATGTTCCTCTTTCACTTCTGGCTTGGTATCTACGGCGTGGTTGCCGTGGTGGTGCTGTCGATACTTGCCGTCATCAATGAGCTGGTGACGCGCAACCCGCTGGCAGCGGCCAACCAGGCGGATGTCGAGGCGCGGCGCTTCGCCTCGGATAATATGCGCAACGCCGAAGTGGTTCACGCCATGGGCATGACACCCGCCATTCGCGAGCGCCTTGGTCAGCGCCAGAAGCAGGTTATCCAGCATCAGGCCTTTGCCAGCGACCGCGCCGGGACGTTCTCTCATCTCAGCCGCACGTTCCGCCTCGGAGCACAGGCGCTTGCCTACGGTGTTGGGGCGATCCTGGCCATCCGTGGCGAGACGTCTGCCGGTGGTATCGTCGCCGGCGCGATCCTCCTGGGCCAGGGGTTGCGGCCGGTGGACCAGCTCATCGGAAGCTGGCGCCAGATCGGTGCCGCGAAAACAGCCTATGAGCGCCTGGAGGCTCTGCTCGCCAACTATCCGGAACAGCAGCGGCATATGCCGCTGCCCCCCCCGCACGGGGCATGGCAGTTCGACCGCCTCGTGGCGGCACCGCCTGGTGTGCGTACCCCGACGTTGCGGGGGGTCTCGTTCAGTGTCGATCCCGGCGAAGTGGTCGCGGTCATTGGGCCGAGTGCCTCCGGTAAGTCTACCCTCGCGCGTGCCGGGCTCGGGGTCTGGCCCATTCTTGGCGGCTCGGTGCGGCTTGATGGTGCGGAGATCCAGCAGTACAATCGCGACGAGCTCGGCCCGCACATCGGGTACCTACCCCAGGATATCGAGCTGTTCGACGGCACGGTGGCGGAAAACATTGCGCGCTTCGGTGCGGTCGACTCGGACGCCGTCATCGCCGCTGGTCGCCGGGCTGGTGTGGATGAACTTATTCGGCACCTGCCCGATGGCTACGATACGCTCATTGGCTCCGGCGGCGGCGTGCTCTCGGCAGGCCAGCGCCAGCGCGTCGCGCTCGCACGGGCGGTCTACGGAAAGCCGCAACTGATCGTGCTCGATGAGCCCAATTCCAACCTCGACGAAGAGGGCGATCAGGCGCTCGTGCAGTGCATCGACGCCCTGCGCAAGGAAGGCGCATCGGTCATGGTGATCACCCATCGTCGGCCCATCCTGAAACAGGTCGACAATATCCTCGTGTTGCGTGAGGGCCAGATGGCCGCGTTCGGCGGCCGGGACGAGGTGCTTGCGCGCTTCACCGCGCTCCAGCCCGGTAGCGGCCAGGCGGTGGCGCAATACAATCGCGTGACGCAGCTTACGGCGAACAACCCCGCGGGCAGCGCGAATGTTTGA